GATTTTGAATTGTGCGGCTCTGAATCAGCGAGAGTCAGGTCTGAAGGTTGGATCCACGGCCAATCTCGCCACAATCATATCGCCACGTACTCTGCGATAACTCTTCTCTCGTACTCTGGCCTGAAACCCTGATTTATCAATTACTCGCCACACACACTCTTTAATCTTGGTATCTGACTCAGATTCGATTAACAACTCGATCCAGATGTTGCCAAAAACAAGATAAAATCACAGAGCTGAAAAATCTTCAAGTTGCTGAGCCAGCATCACCCTAGCAACCCCTAATTTTGAAAGAGCTAGCAGGGGTCAAGGCATTATTGCCATaccgagagaaatcccacaataacaaagccaaaattgaaaaattctatatcagaatgattgtacGTATTTGAGGATCGACGTTTCGGCTTCAAACGCACACTCGCGAACTACCTTTTGTTTCTCGCACAATCCATTTTGTACAAAAATCACTACAATTTAGAACAAGGCTCTGGCCGCATCAACactataatttatttcaaaaactcgCTAATAGATCGCCTAAACCATGAAATCATGCTTCAACAAAACCTTCATATTTGGACTCTTAACAATGTACTTATACACCTGGATGCAAACGGACTGAACGTAGTAAACAGAATCACAATCGACACCATTAGCGTAGTCTATTAATTAAACCCAACGCCCTTTTTATTACTTACACCTACATATCCCGACTTTGACACTTGAGGTATGTTCTGATTTAGATCGAACAGGGATGACGGTCTATCAATACGCATAGAACTGTCTGACCACTTTTGCTCTATATCATCACATACGCATTAGTTTGTTAGTTTACTGTTTCTGATGTTTTGACTGTAAACTCAGTCTCATTGCCACGATAGCTGGAACGCTGCCTCCGTTTGTGACCTTAGGATAGCAAGCTCAGTCTATCTACGCGCAATGGTGACTGGAAAGTTGCCTCTTGACACCAGTCTCATTAAAAGCTACCAAAAACCTAATCgtgacaatgtaaataaaacccGATCAAGACTGTATAGATGTAAGTGTACAAAcatgtattcaatattcacgtGTCTGTGCCGCTTTCTTACTGACGGTCTATCAATACGCATAGCACTGTCCTTTTGATTGCGATACATTCACGGACCTAACTCActgtatattagaaacacaTAACTGCTCCCAGTGTAAAACTTATACTTTTAGGCAAATTCAACACCAGATGTGAAGTACCAACTGTGCACCCCTTGACGGAGAAACCCATCCTCATTGGAGCTGCACCGTCGATGTCATACAACTACACTTCGGATACCCCAGGGCCATACtctcatctggaaaatttgcgtttcgaaatgtgctttcttcctatctagtcaacacgcgggatcatcaacttagaggacttctacatcaacatctacccgagaaaaaaaccacaattaactatcggactatttacacgcagaaaacgaccaaaaaaatataaaagtggacaaaacaactgttagccatcatcaggcgtactgtgTGGGCTGCAGTGCCACTTAGAACCGGGTCCGTAAGAGAAGAAGAGAGTAAACCGGGAGAACACGTCTTTACTGTATCAGCATCATAAGACAACTAAcccctgtgaagctggctcccggttcccaGTTCCTTAttcagctcccgattcaaaatgcttttgaaccgggagccgaatcgggaaccgggaaccgggagccggctactggttcagctcccgattcaaaatgcttttgaaccgggagccgaatcgggaaccgggaaccgggagccggctactggttcagctcccgattcaaaatgctgttgaaccgggagccgaatggggaaccgggaaccgggagccggctactggttcagctcccgattcaaaatgtgaagctggctacttattcgccaggtggcgctggtgtataggggcagcacctaACGGTTGACGCGGTGTACTGAACTGTGCGGACGTACTTTCGGCGCGCTCCTTGAATTACTTAAACGACCGTCAAGgtaaattttcacatttcactTACAAACATTATCCAAGGAAACTATTTTTTCTACCTTAGATCTATTATATTCCGTTGCCGTTTTTATGCGTTTAGCCCGTATTAGCTGAGAATTTAGTATTAATTATTCGGCCACGACAGACACTAAAAACTAGCTTATATCAAACGAATTAACATCGCATAGTCGACAAAGACTAATCGCACCGGTTGATGACAAACGAACTAACGTGCGTAGGGCCTAGATTAGTTTAATTCTTTGCGTCCAGTTAATCCCGTTTCTATATATTGAAACTTAAccgatttgtttttctttttcaaccaCAAAATCTGTGTGATATTCGGTGAGACCTGGAGAAAATGGCGGGAAGACAAAGTGTTTCACCCCCTAACAAGAAGCAGAAGACTGCAGCATCAAATCGTCCGAATCGCCAGAATCATAAATCGACTGAGGAAACGGCATCACGTGTGGAAGCAGACAATGGAATATCGTCAAAACTTGATGCGATTCTTTCCCAGCTTTCGAAATTAGAGCTTCTAGACGACTTGCAGAGGGACATGACCGAAGTTAAACAATCGCTTGAATTTTGCCACCAGGACGTATTACAACTAAAGAGTGAAAACGAACAACTTAGAAGCAAAGTTCGCGATTTAGAGAAAGTCGTCGCTGATCAGGACGCAATTATCAAATCGGACCATGAACTACTCCTAGATCAGCAATGGCGTAGCATGCGCGATAATTTGATCTTTTACGGCGTCGAGGAATCCGAAAATGAGAATACCGAGGACTTAATTAAAGGCTTTTGCGAGAAAGACCTTAAGTTACCGAAGACGACCGTGGACTCATTCAAATTCGCGCGAACACATCGCCTTGGACGAAGGAAAAACGAACAGAAAAAACCGCGCCCAATTGTTGCAAAATTCGAGTTCTTCAAAGATCGTGAACTGGTACGTTCAGTTGCGAAAAATCTCGCGGGCTCGTCTTTAGGACTGAATGAACAGGTGCCTGAGGAATGGGCGGCGAGACGACGCGAAAAGCTACCCGAGCTGAGAGCCGCGAAAGCGAACGGAAAACAAGCTTTCTTTGTACGGGACAAACTCGTTATCCGCGAAAACCGTGACCGCGTACCGATGGACAGCCACTAGGAACCAGCGGAGGGACTTTGCGTACAATTCGTAGACCGGACTGTCCTTGTATCTCGAAGTTGTTGTTAtgttatagaatttgtaaatagtgtaaATTTATGTGACAGTTATCCAAATGTAAATAGAGATATCGTTGGCTCGCATGTAAATTCTCATACGGTAGATACATACCCTGATGTAAATAGTAACAATCATGTACCTGATGTAACTCctaacaatttcatttctgatGTAAATAAGCGAAATATTAACACTTCTGATTTAAATAAGCAAAATGTAACTAGTACAGCAAACGCAGCAAACATAAGTGAAATTCCTTGTATCAAATCATCATTAAAGTTTTCTACGCTGAATGTATGTGGCCTTATAGCTAAACTCGATATCCCAGAATTCTGTGAATTTATTAGCAATAATGACATCACATGTCTAACTGAAACTCACTTAGATGATTTAGACGGTAATTTAGGTTGTAGCTTGCCCGCCTCCCATATGGCGCACTTTAAAAATaggaaaaagttttcaaaaaaaggATCAGGTGGCGTCGGTATCATATATAggaaattcatgaaaaataaaataaaaccaatttCGACTGACTCTCAGTTTGTATCTTGGTATTTATtagataaagatttatttaatcGCGACAAACATGTACTTTTAGGTGTAATTTATATTCCTCCAGAAAATAGTcgttatttttcagaaatagctatcagagaaattgaaatagag
This sequence is a window from Tubulanus polymorphus chromosome 9, tnTubPoly1.2, whole genome shotgun sequence. Protein-coding genes within it:
- the LOC141911210 gene encoding uncharacterized protein LOC141911210, producing MAGRQSVSPPNKKQKTAASNRPNRQNHKSTEETASRVEADNGISSKLDAILSQLSKLELLDDLQRDMTEVKQSLEFCHQDVLQLKSENEQLRSKVRDLEKVVADQDAIIKSDHELLLDQQWRSMRDNLIFYGVEESENENTEDLIKGFCEKDLKLPKTTVDSFKFARTHRLGRRKNEQKKPRPIVAKFEFFKDRELVRSVAKNLAGSSLGLNEQVPEEWAARRREKLPELRAAKANGKQAFFVRDKLVIRENRDRVPMDSH